In a genomic window of Curtobacterium flaccumfaciens pv. betae:
- the ctaD gene encoding cytochrome c oxidase subunit I, which yields MTTSLVGQPTQTSSPDFQASKVGRKGNIVVRWITSTDHKTIGYMYLIASFIFFLLAGVMALVIRAQLFEPGLHVVATKEQYNQLFTMHGTIMLLMFATPLFSGFANAIMPLQIGAPDVAFPRLNGFAFWLYLFGSLIAVGGFLTPQGAASFGWFAYAPLSDTTFTPGLGGTLWVFGLGMTGFSTILGAVNFITTIITMRAPGLTMFRMSIFTWNTLVTALLVLMAFPVLATALFGLGLDRVFDAQIFNPANGGALLWQHLFWFFGHPEVYIIALPFFGIVSEVFPVFSRKPIFGYKTLVYATISIAALSVTVWAHHMYVTGGVLLPWFSLMTMLIAVPTGVKIFNWVGTMWRGSVTFETPLLWALGFLITFTFGGLTGVILASPPLDFHVSDSYFVVAHFHYVVFGTVVFAMFSGFYFWWPKWTGKMLNERLGKIHFWLLFIGFHTTFLIQHWLGVIGMPRRYATYLPNDGFTWMNQLSTIGSMILAISFLPFIFNVYVTARNAPKVAVNDPWGYGRSLEWATSCPPPRHNFTSIPRIRSESPAFDLNHPEAGVPIGVGPAKDAPDAPTYDAAKGEVK from the coding sequence ATGACAACGTCACTCGTCGGCCAACCGACCCAGACCTCGTCGCCGGACTTCCAGGCGTCGAAGGTGGGTCGGAAGGGCAACATCGTCGTTCGGTGGATCACCTCCACCGACCACAAGACCATCGGGTACATGTACCTGATCGCGTCGTTCATCTTCTTCCTGCTCGCAGGTGTGATGGCGCTCGTGATCCGTGCCCAGCTCTTCGAACCCGGCCTGCACGTGGTCGCGACGAAGGAGCAGTACAACCAGCTGTTCACGATGCACGGCACGATCATGCTGCTGATGTTCGCGACGCCGCTGTTCTCGGGCTTCGCGAACGCGATCATGCCGCTCCAGATCGGCGCGCCGGACGTCGCCTTCCCGCGACTCAACGGCTTCGCCTTCTGGCTCTACCTGTTCGGCTCGCTCATCGCGGTCGGCGGCTTCCTCACCCCGCAGGGCGCTGCCTCGTTCGGGTGGTTCGCCTACGCGCCACTGAGTGACACGACGTTCACACCAGGGCTCGGCGGCACACTCTGGGTCTTCGGGCTCGGCATGACCGGCTTCTCGACGATCCTCGGCGCGGTGAACTTCATCACCACGATCATCACGATGCGTGCCCCGGGTCTGACCATGTTCCGCATGTCGATCTTCACGTGGAACACCCTCGTGACGGCGCTCCTCGTCCTGATGGCCTTCCCGGTCCTCGCGACGGCGCTCTTCGGCCTCGGGCTCGACCGCGTGTTCGACGCACAGATCTTCAACCCGGCCAACGGCGGGGCTCTGCTCTGGCAGCACCTGTTCTGGTTCTTCGGGCACCCCGAGGTCTACATCATCGCGCTGCCGTTCTTCGGCATCGTCTCCGAGGTCTTCCCGGTGTTCAGCCGCAAGCCGATCTTCGGGTACAAGACCCTGGTCTACGCGACGATCTCCATCGCGGCCCTCTCGGTCACGGTGTGGGCGCACCACATGTACGTCACCGGTGGCGTCCTGCTCCCGTGGTTCTCGCTCATGACGATGCTCATCGCGGTCCCGACCGGCGTGAAGATCTTCAACTGGGTCGGCACCATGTGGCGCGGTTCGGTCACGTTCGAGACCCCGCTCCTCTGGGCCCTCGGCTTCCTCATCACGTTCACCTTCGGTGGTCTCACCGGCGTGATCCTGGCGTCGCCGCCGCTCGACTTCCACGTGTCCGACTCGTACTTCGTCGTGGCGCACTTCCACTACGTGGTCTTCGGCACCGTCGTCTTCGCGATGTTCTCCGGCTTCTACTTCTGGTGGCCGAAGTGGACCGGCAAGATGCTCAACGAGCGTCTCGGCAAGATCCACTTCTGGCTCCTGTTCATCGGGTTCCACACGACGTTCCTCATCCAGCACTGGCTGGGCGTCATCGGCATGCCGCGTCGGTACGCGACGTACCTGCCGAACGACGGCTTCACCTGGATGAACCAGCTGTCGACGATCGGCTCGATGATCCTCGCGATCTCGTTCCTGCCGTTCATCTTCAACGTCTACGTGACCGCCCGGAACGCACCGAAGGTCGCCGTGAACGACCCGTGGGGCTACGGCCGCTCGCTCGAGTGGGCGACCTCCTGCCCGCCGCCGCGCCACAACTTCACGTCGATCCCGCGTATCC